One Paenisporosarcina sp. FSL H8-0542 genomic region harbors:
- the secG gene encoding preprotein translocase subunit SecG, whose product MHAFLLTLLVIVSLALIVVVLLQSGKSAGLSGAISGGAEQLFGKQKARGIDLVLHRVTIVLAVLFFILAIAVTKL is encoded by the coding sequence ATGCATGCGTTTTTACTGACTTTACTCGTCATCGTTTCGCTAGCATTAATCGTTGTTGTGTTGTTACAATCAGGGAAAAGTGCAGGTTTATCAGGTGCCATCTCTGGCGGAGCTGAGCAACTTTTCGGTAAGCAAAAAGCAAGAGGTATTGATCTTGTCTTGCACCGTGTAACGATTGTATTAGCAGTATTATTTTTTATTTTGGCAATTGCCGTAACAAAATTATAA
- a CDS encoding carboxylesterase has product MRIAQPKPFFFEAGKRAVLLLHGFTGNSSDVRMLGRFLEKNGYTSLAPHYKGHGVPPEELIQSGPADWWKDVMRGYDQLKAAGYEEIAVAGLSLGGVFSLKLGYTVPVKGIVTMCAPMSMKTTELMYEGVLKYARDYKRYEGKDTSLIEEEVEALQKTSMDSLPELRKLVYNVRDHVDHVYAPLFVVQGRQDSVIDVDSANIIYNQAESFEKQIKWYEQSGHVITLDKEKEQLHEDILEFLQSLDWHV; this is encoded by the coding sequence ATGCGAATTGCGCAACCCAAACCGTTCTTTTTTGAAGCGGGTAAAAGAGCCGTATTATTGTTGCATGGATTTACTGGGAACTCATCAGATGTACGCATGCTTGGCCGTTTTTTAGAAAAGAATGGTTACACATCATTGGCTCCTCATTATAAAGGGCATGGTGTTCCACCGGAAGAATTGATTCAAAGTGGACCTGCTGATTGGTGGAAAGATGTCATGCGTGGCTATGATCAATTGAAGGCTGCTGGATACGAAGAAATAGCTGTGGCAGGTTTATCATTAGGTGGTGTTTTTTCACTGAAATTAGGGTATACCGTTCCTGTAAAGGGTATCGTGACGATGTGTGCGCCAATGTCCATGAAGACTACTGAACTCATGTATGAAGGTGTATTGAAATATGCGAGGGATTATAAGCGCTATGAAGGAAAAGACACATCACTTATCGAAGAAGAAGTAGAAGCACTTCAAAAGACTTCGATGGATTCACTACCTGAATTACGAAAACTCGTATATAACGTTCGTGATCATGTGGATCATGTCTATGCACCACTTTTTGTTGTGCAAGGCCGTCAAGATAGTGTTATTGATGTGGACTCGGCTAATATTATATATAATCAGGCGGAATCATTTGAAAAGCAGATTAAATGGTACGAACAATCAGGCCATGTAATTACACTTGATAAGGAAAAAGAGCAATTGCACGAAGATATTTTAGAATTTTTACAATCACTTGACTGGCATGTGTAA
- the rnr gene encoding ribonuclease R has protein sequence MEQSLEEQLFAILREEDYKPMTVQELESKLELEYSEEFKELVKTLARLETQGDVIRSRSNRYGLPQQMNLLKGKFIGHPRGFGFVSPEEEGMDDIFIPPTEINGAMNGDSVLVRVSSSSSGDRREGSITKITERGITKVVGQFQDNKGFGFVLPDDKKISMDIFIAKEDTLGAMEGHKVVVEITGWPEGRKSATGMVTQILGHKNDPGVDILSIIHKHGIETEFPKPVLDQANAVPDEITEADLEGRRDLRNEVIVTIDGADAKDLDDAVTVTKNADGTYKLGVHIADVSHYVTDGSPMDTEAYERATSVYLTDRVIPMLPHRLSNGICSLNPKVDRLTLSCEMVIDGSGKVVSHEIFQSVIKTTERMTYTDVFKIVEEKDEALIERYRDLVPMFELMAELAEVLRQKRADRGAIDFDFKESKILVDEDGWPTDVVIRERTIAERLIEEFMLAANETVAEHFHWMDVPFIYRIHEDPKPEKLQRFFEFITNFGIVVKGSGNEIHPRALQEIVESIEGLPEEPVISTMMLRSMQQAKYHAESLGHFGLSTDYYTHFTSPIRRYPDLIVHRLIRTYLINGDVSKPTVAHWGAVMDEIADHTSGRERRAVDAERDTESLKKAQYMADKIGEEFEGIVSSVTNFGMFIELQNTIEGLVHVSNMTDDYYRFDDRQMMMIGERAGKQFRIGDEVTVRVTSVKPEESAIDFEIVGMVKTFNRPPRKETPKVIHAKRKEGAGRGKSSADKSSPGPKKGVNQKKKFYEDIAKKNKSSRKRKKK, from the coding sequence ATGGAACAATCTTTAGAAGAACAATTATTCGCGATATTACGAGAAGAAGATTATAAACCAATGACCGTTCAGGAATTAGAATCAAAGCTTGAGCTGGAGTATTCCGAGGAATTTAAGGAATTAGTGAAGACGCTTGCCCGATTAGAAACACAAGGCGATGTCATCCGCTCAAGATCGAACCGTTATGGACTCCCGCAACAAATGAATTTATTAAAAGGGAAGTTCATTGGACATCCACGAGGATTTGGATTTGTTTCACCGGAAGAAGAAGGTATGGATGATATTTTCATTCCACCAACAGAAATTAATGGAGCAATGAATGGAGATAGCGTTTTAGTTCGTGTTTCAAGCTCAAGCTCAGGCGATAGACGTGAAGGCTCGATTACCAAAATTACAGAACGTGGCATCACGAAAGTGGTCGGACAGTTCCAAGATAATAAAGGCTTCGGCTTTGTACTTCCGGACGATAAAAAAATCTCAATGGATATTTTCATTGCGAAAGAAGATACACTTGGAGCGATGGAAGGACATAAAGTAGTTGTAGAAATTACTGGATGGCCAGAAGGTCGTAAATCAGCAACGGGTATGGTTACACAAATTCTTGGACATAAAAATGATCCTGGTGTAGATATTTTATCCATCATCCATAAGCATGGAATCGAAACGGAATTCCCGAAACCAGTATTGGATCAAGCTAATGCAGTGCCTGATGAAATCACTGAAGCGGACTTGGAAGGTCGACGTGATCTTCGAAATGAAGTTATCGTGACGATTGATGGTGCAGATGCAAAAGACTTGGATGACGCCGTTACAGTCACGAAGAATGCAGATGGGACATACAAACTCGGAGTTCACATTGCAGACGTTAGTCACTATGTAACTGATGGTTCTCCAATGGATACCGAAGCGTATGAACGCGCAACGAGTGTCTATTTGACTGACCGTGTAATCCCAATGCTTCCACATCGTCTTTCTAACGGAATTTGTTCATTAAATCCAAAAGTGGACCGTTTGACATTATCATGTGAAATGGTGATTGATGGCAGTGGGAAAGTCGTATCACATGAAATCTTCCAAAGTGTCATCAAAACAACGGAACGTATGACATACACGGATGTTTTCAAGATTGTCGAAGAAAAAGATGAAGCACTAATCGAACGCTACCGTGATTTGGTTCCTATGTTCGAATTAATGGCAGAACTGGCTGAAGTTTTACGTCAAAAACGTGCAGACCGCGGTGCGATTGATTTCGACTTCAAAGAATCAAAAATTTTGGTGGACGAAGATGGATGGCCAACAGATGTTGTCATTCGTGAACGTACGATCGCTGAGCGCTTGATTGAAGAATTCATGTTAGCTGCGAACGAAACAGTTGCAGAGCATTTCCACTGGATGGATGTACCGTTCATTTACCGTATTCACGAAGATCCAAAACCTGAAAAGCTTCAACGTTTCTTCGAATTCATTACAAATTTCGGTATCGTGGTAAAAGGTTCGGGTAATGAAATTCATCCACGTGCGTTGCAGGAAATCGTAGAGTCAATCGAAGGACTACCAGAAGAACCGGTTATTTCAACGATGATGTTACGTTCCATGCAACAAGCAAAGTATCATGCTGAAAGTTTAGGACATTTCGGATTATCGACGGACTACTATACGCATTTCACATCACCGATTCGCCGTTATCCGGATTTAATCGTTCACCGATTAATTCGAACGTATTTAATTAATGGAGATGTTTCAAAACCGACAGTTGCCCATTGGGGTGCAGTGATGGATGAAATCGCTGACCACACTTCTGGACGTGAACGCCGTGCGGTGGATGCAGAGCGAGACACAGAATCATTGAAGAAAGCACAATACATGGCAGATAAAATTGGTGAAGAGTTTGAAGGAATCGTCAGCTCTGTAACAAACTTTGGTATGTTTATCGAACTTCAGAATACAATTGAAGGACTCGTGCATGTAAGTAATATGACAGATGACTATTATCGATTTGATGATCGTCAGATGATGATGATTGGTGAAAGAGCAGGAAAACAATTCCGAATCGGGGATGAAGTTACGGTTCGTGTGACATCTGTTAAACCTGAAGAGTCTGCCATCGACTTTGAAATTGTCGGTATGGTCAAAACTTTCAACCGTCCTCCTCGCAAGGAAACGCCGAAAGTCATTCATGCGAAACGAAAAGAAGGAGCAGGAAGAGGTAAATCTTCTGCTGATAAATCATCGCCAGGACCAAAAAAAGGCGTGAATCAAAAGAAAAAGTTTTATGAAGACATTGCCAAGAAAAATAAAAGCAGTCGTAAGCGTAAGAAAAAGTAA
- the smpB gene encoding SsrA-binding protein SmpB yields the protein MPKGTGKVVAQNKKANHDYFIDETIEAGIVLQGTEIKSVRNGKVQLKDAFVRIRNNEAWISNMHISPYEQGNRFNHEPLRSRKLLLHKKQISELIGLSKQDGYSIIPIKMYMKDGFAKVLIGMGKGKKNYDKRDDLKKKEAKRDIERAFKSRNQD from the coding sequence ATGCCAAAAGGAACTGGGAAAGTGGTTGCGCAGAATAAGAAAGCCAATCACGATTATTTTATTGATGAAACAATTGAAGCAGGAATTGTGCTTCAAGGTACGGAAATCAAATCAGTCCGTAACGGGAAAGTTCAGCTGAAGGATGCATTCGTCCGCATTCGCAACAATGAAGCATGGATTTCGAATATGCACATCAGCCCATATGAACAAGGAAACCGATTCAACCATGAACCTTTGCGTTCTAGGAAACTGTTACTGCATAAAAAACAAATAAGTGAATTGATCGGTCTTTCAAAACAAGATGGCTATTCAATCATTCCCATCAAAATGTACATGAAGGATGGCTTTGCCAAAGTGTTAATCGGCATGGGTAAAGGGAAAAAGAATTACGATAAACGCGATGATCTCAAGAAGAAAGAAGCGAAGCGAGACATTGAACGTGCATTCAAATCCCGCAATCAAGATTGA
- a CDS encoding DEAD/DEAH box helicase: MEYTINEVTKRLHKKLSEYIETQYPISEISIQRKRTELLNSPGVISTKPFIEATPIYEIGNTYEEMNIPETAKKLMTNLASLNPSVGVFPRPYVHQQVALEEFLTNHSDLIVSTGTGSGKTESFLHPMLNMLYAEAKKSPKTFKQRAVRALVLYPMNALVNDQMTRLRRLFNNTEMTDLFHEAAGRNIQFGMYTSRTPYAGAHSDEKDKYHLNDILKYYIDLEISNPEEVEKMKVRGKWPAKDIAAFMASKKKGHGPHKGKLTDVELLTRHEMQNTPPDILVTNYSMLEYMLMRPIERSIWEGAKEWLQEDANNQFLLILDEAHMYRGTGGAEVALLIRRLQGRLGVERDQIRCILTSASLGKAGDESKAKEFAYQLTGKPVKRDFKFIEGTQQSRITPREATVQEVEILYSINSESFVEYIKNYKKALVNLKPAFKLMGWSEPPVRQEEFQEYLYDNLEHYQPLSLIFKKISGNGTSLEDLAKLFCSDAELFKSEKAVSNLLLLANAAKKADKILLPARVHILFRGLAGVYSCINPSCETNQMGDLLGTLFDDHRTSCKCGSRVYELMTHRYCGSVYLRGYISEEQSGNMFLWNESGNGIVGEKLREIHFLVEQPREEAINKIEPMWLHMKTGFLLDSKPTSTKGYLKIYKSNEKVSKGKEKGFYSDIMSFKKCPCCLKSAKYNIRDLRTKGEQPFANLIREQFVVQPPSISIKESVNEGRKVLIFSDGRQRAARLARDIPEEVEKDVIRQLLVKSAYKLNELGTEAAIGGEIYPAILHFMNENKVRLLNDMDRKDLLIDIKEYVELIDYEFETYEFDEIDFESKSFRDFKINNELKTRLIHVLASPGYSLYETTVAYVSPVSISTLHRSVKDIISKEDLMTVAVLFIREMLEEVAIDKDTSSGDRCEIFGFYRNDEQWGKTKGTISPELKKIIQMYVETNDELQKVVEALFGKGLCEHEHDKYYLNIGNLAVKDGIDHTWYRCIKCKQIHAVNPKNTCPTCLSKVLEELASDSEILNAEKGFWRTPIIQVLEGEKISNISVEEHTAQLSQKDPSIAFATTEKYEMAFQDIILDEDLGAVDILSCTTTMEVGIDIGSLTAVGLRNIPPQRENYQQRAGRAGRRGSSLSTVVTYSQNGPHDAYYFENPQHIISGDTREALIYIDNKKIITRHLNAFMIQTYFHKYAKEGEQALSNIIESLGLTVDFFSFNSPFDINSFEEWLGRQVNKKFIDLPEIFAIVPDEAASNIEGKWKLIKEAADCLGENLQDVYDSIESNLNQYYRSIEEDLEVEKHPDSQFLSFLFNYGFLPTYAFPRNLTSLYIQKWDSNKKKIVIDQRPQLDLNRALGEYAPGRQIVVNKKTYRIGGIYNPFAKNPEQPFTEVNLTENKMLYCVNCNYVTIHDEGNRDCPICKSNLLVKPYIRPLGFSPEKGREVRKGDKVQNFSYASTPQLVPNNEEVFKFGLIPGAKFMLSAHGADQELIVTNKGIDGKSGFAICEDCGYIKAVSRKGKFEEQTKHEKPFKVRSTSDSRCVGNMVEVFLGNDFKTDLLLIRLILGQHIDFDFSKQWAEDAFVTLGVAFVLATSRVLDIDPQELTVGHRIKVLEDGSYNVDLYLFDNLSGGAGYSYVAGERIEDIKNEVFSVLKSCPNDCDGSCYKCLRNYQNQMKHAQMNRHLALELFNYLTFGETVVYDWKSKYKYLLPLIEAFELHNGKSFAEWCEKEEVIKLNNGNKIGLKNNIEKRIDDESTIYFSPYEIRNDLPNVYEKATLVLSFN, translated from the coding sequence TTGGAGTATACAATCAATGAGGTCACAAAAAGATTACATAAAAAACTAAGTGAGTATATAGAGACACAATATCCAATCAGTGAAATTAGTATCCAAAGAAAGCGTACGGAATTACTTAATAGTCCGGGAGTTATTTCAACGAAGCCATTTATCGAAGCGACGCCTATTTATGAAATTGGAAACACGTATGAGGAAATGAATATTCCTGAAACAGCAAAAAAATTAATGACTAATTTAGCTTCATTAAATCCTTCAGTAGGGGTTTTTCCACGACCGTATGTTCATCAACAAGTAGCGTTAGAAGAGTTTCTAACAAATCATTCTGATCTTATTGTTTCAACGGGGACAGGCTCCGGTAAGACGGAATCATTTTTGCATCCTATGCTGAATATGTTGTATGCTGAAGCAAAAAAATCCCCAAAAACGTTTAAGCAAAGAGCGGTTCGTGCGTTGGTATTATATCCGATGAATGCATTAGTTAATGATCAGATGACAAGATTAAGACGATTATTTAATAATACAGAAATGACTGATTTATTCCATGAAGCGGCCGGCAGAAACATCCAATTTGGTATGTATACATCTCGCACTCCATATGCTGGAGCGCATTCAGATGAAAAAGATAAATATCATTTAAATGATATCTTGAAGTATTACATTGATTTAGAAATATCCAACCCCGAAGAAGTAGAAAAAATGAAGGTAAGAGGGAAGTGGCCGGCAAAAGATATAGCTGCTTTTATGGCTTCGAAGAAAAAGGGACATGGACCACATAAAGGGAAATTAACGGATGTTGAGTTATTAACAAGGCATGAAATGCAGAATACGCCGCCAGATATTTTAGTAACAAACTATTCCATGCTAGAGTACATGCTGATGAGACCTATTGAACGTTCAATCTGGGAAGGTGCCAAGGAATGGCTTCAAGAAGATGCAAATAATCAGTTTTTATTAATTTTAGATGAAGCACATATGTATCGTGGAACAGGCGGAGCAGAAGTTGCGTTATTAATTCGTCGTCTACAGGGACGTTTGGGAGTCGAGCGAGATCAAATTCGTTGTATTTTAACATCAGCGAGTTTAGGCAAAGCAGGTGATGAAAGCAAAGCGAAAGAATTTGCCTATCAACTGACTGGAAAGCCAGTTAAAAGAGATTTTAAGTTTATTGAGGGGACTCAGCAATCAAGAATTACACCGAGAGAAGCGACGGTTCAAGAGGTTGAAATATTGTATAGCATTAATTCAGAATCATTTGTTGAATATATTAAAAATTATAAGAAGGCTTTGGTAAATTTGAAGCCTGCCTTTAAACTAATGGGGTGGAGTGAGCCTCCTGTTAGGCAGGAAGAATTTCAAGAGTATCTATATGATAACTTAGAACATTATCAACCATTAAGTTTAATTTTTAAAAAAATTAGTGGGAATGGTACTTCTTTAGAAGACTTAGCGAAGCTTTTTTGCTCGGATGCAGAGCTTTTCAAATCTGAAAAAGCAGTTAGTAATTTGTTGTTATTGGCAAACGCAGCAAAAAAGGCCGATAAAATATTATTGCCAGCACGTGTACATATTTTATTTAGAGGTCTAGCAGGTGTATATAGCTGTATAAATCCTTCTTGTGAAACGAATCAAATGGGAGATTTATTAGGAACACTTTTTGATGATCATCGAACTTCGTGTAAATGTGGTTCAAGAGTATATGAATTAATGACACACCGTTATTGTGGATCGGTTTATTTGCGAGGATATATATCAGAAGAACAAAGTGGAAACATGTTTTTATGGAATGAAAGCGGAAATGGTATTGTAGGAGAAAAATTAAGAGAAATTCATTTTTTAGTAGAGCAACCTAGAGAAGAAGCTATTAATAAGATTGAACCAATGTGGCTACACATGAAAACAGGATTCTTGTTGGATAGTAAACCAACTTCGACTAAAGGTTATTTAAAAATATACAAGTCTAATGAAAAAGTATCCAAAGGGAAAGAAAAAGGATTCTATTCCGATATAATGTCATTTAAAAAATGTCCTTGCTGTTTAAAAAGTGCAAAGTATAATATTCGGGATTTACGCACGAAGGGGGAACAACCGTTTGCAAATTTAATACGTGAGCAATTTGTAGTGCAGCCTCCCTCAATATCAATAAAGGAAAGTGTAAATGAAGGACGAAAAGTATTAATTTTCTCAGATGGTCGTCAACGTGCAGCTAGGTTAGCTAGAGATATTCCTGAAGAAGTTGAAAAGGATGTTATACGTCAATTATTAGTGAAATCAGCATATAAATTAAACGAATTAGGTACAGAGGCAGCGATTGGTGGTGAAATATATCCTGCAATTTTACATTTTATGAATGAAAATAAAGTACGCCTATTAAATGATATGGATAGAAAAGATCTATTGATAGATATAAAAGAATATGTTGAATTAATTGATTATGAGTTTGAAACTTATGAATTTGATGAGATAGATTTTGAAAGTAAATCTTTTAGAGATTTTAAGATTAATAATGAGTTGAAAACTAGATTAATTCATGTACTGGCTTCTCCTGGTTATTCATTGTATGAAACGACTGTAGCTTATGTTTCGCCAGTATCTATAAGTACGCTTCATCGCTCAGTCAAAGATATTATCTCGAAAGAAGATTTAATGACAGTAGCTGTTTTATTTATTCGTGAAATGTTAGAAGAGGTTGCAATTGACAAGGATACTTCAAGTGGAGATAGATGTGAAATATTTGGATTTTATCGAAATGATGAGCAATGGGGAAAAACAAAAGGTACTATATCGCCAGAATTAAAAAAAATTATTCAAATGTATGTTGAAACAAATGATGAGCTACAAAAAGTGGTTGAAGCATTGTTTGGTAAAGGGTTATGTGAGCATGAACATGATAAATACTACTTGAATATTGGGAACTTAGCGGTAAAGGATGGCATTGATCACACTTGGTATCGATGCATAAAGTGTAAACAAATACATGCGGTAAATCCTAAAAATACTTGTCCAACATGTTTATCCAAAGTTTTAGAAGAGTTAGCTTCAGATAGTGAGATACTAAATGCTGAAAAGGGCTTTTGGCGTACTCCAATTATACAAGTTTTAGAAGGAGAAAAAATTTCAAACATTTCGGTTGAGGAACATACTGCTCAATTATCACAAAAAGATCCCAGTATAGCTTTTGCTACAACTGAAAAATACGAAATGGCATTCCAGGATATCATTTTAGATGAAGATTTAGGTGCTGTTGATATTTTAAGTTGTACAACAACAATGGAGGTCGGCATTGATATTGGATCTTTAACTGCAGTTGGATTACGTAATATCCCACCACAAAGAGAAAACTATCAACAGAGGGCAGGTCGAGCTGGTCGAAGAGGTTCATCGCTATCTACAGTTGTAACTTATTCTCAGAATGGACCGCATGATGCATATTACTTTGAAAATCCACAACATATTATAAGTGGTGATACAAGAGAGGCACTTATTTACATTGATAATAAAAAAATTATTACGAGACATTTAAATGCTTTTATGATACAAACATATTTTCATAAATATGCAAAAGAAGGAGAGCAAGCTTTAAGTAACATCATAGAGTCATTAGGACTTACAGTAGACTTCTTTAGTTTTAACAGTCCCTTTGATATAAATAGCTTTGAAGAATGGTTAGGGCGACAAGTCAATAAAAAATTTATAGATCTCCCTGAAATATTTGCGATTGTCCCTGATGAAGCAGCATCTAATATTGAAGGGAAATGGAAATTAATCAAGGAGGCAGCAGATTGCTTAGGAGAAAATTTACAAGATGTTTATGATTCCATAGAATCGAATTTAAACCAATATTATAGAAGTATTGAAGAAGATTTAGAGGTAGAGAAACATCCGGATTCACAGTTTTTATCATTTTTATTTAATTATGGTTTCTTACCAACATATGCGTTCCCGCGCAATTTAACAAGCTTATATATTCAGAAATGGGATTCGAATAAAAAGAAGATTGTAATTGATCAACGCCCACAGTTAGATTTAAACCGTGCGTTAGGAGAATATGCACCTGGCAGACAAATAGTTGTGAATAAGAAAACGTATCGTATTGGTGGTATTTATAATCCATTTGCAAAAAATCCTGAGCAACCCTTTACGGAAGTGAATCTTACTGAAAATAAAATGTTATACTGCGTAAATTGTAATTATGTCACTATTCATGATGAAGGGAACAGGGATTGTCCAATATGTAAATCTAACTTACTAGTAAAGCCATATATTCGTCCATTAGGTTTTTCTCCAGAAAAGGGAAGAGAAGTGAGAAAGGGAGATAAAGTTCAAAATTTTAGTTATGCCAGTACCCCACAACTTGTACCTAATAATGAAGAGGTTTTTAAATTTGGTTTAATTCCAGGTGCAAAGTTTATGCTGTCTGCGCATGGAGCGGATCAAGAATTAATTGTAACTAATAAGGGGATTGATGGAAAAAGTGGATTTGCTATTTGCGAAGATTGTGGCTACATTAAGGCCGTATCTAGAAAAGGTAAATTTGAAGAACAAACCAAGCATGAAAAGCCATTTAAAGTTCGATCTACAAGTGATTCACGATGTGTAGGGAATATGGTGGAAGTATTTTTAGGAAACGATTTTAAAACAGATCTACTTCTGATTCGACTAATATTAGGTCAACATATCGATTTCGATTTCTCTAAGCAATGGGCTGAGGATGCTTTTGTTACGTTAGGAGTAGCTTTTGTATTAGCAACAAGTAGAGTTTTAGATATAGACCCACAAGAGTTAACTGTAGGGCATCGTATTAAAGTTTTAGAAGATGGTAGTTATAACGTAGATCTTTATTTATTTGATAATTTATCTGGCGGAGCGGGATATTCGTATGTTGCTGGAGAGAGAATAGAAGATATCAAAAATGAGGTATTCAGTGTTTTAAAAAGTTGTCCAAATGATTGTGATGGTTCGTGTTATAAGTGTTTGCGAAATTATCAAAATCAAATGAAACATGCTCAAATGAATCGACATTTAGCATTAGAGCTATTTAATTATTTAACTTTTGGAGAGACTGTTGTCTATGATTGGAAATCGAAATATAAATATTTGCTACCTCTTATAGAAGCTTTTGAATTACACAACGGCAAATCGTTTGCGGAATGGTGTGAGAAGGAAGAGGTTATCAAATTGAACAATGGTAATAAAATTGGTTTGAAAAATAATATTGAAAAACGAATAGATGATGAATCAACTATTTACTTTTCACCTTACGAGATTAGAAACGACTTACCAAATGTTTATGAGAAAGCAACATTAGTGTTAAGTTTTAATTAG
- a CDS encoding nucleoside transporter C-terminal domain-containing protein — protein MNYLISIVGLIVVLGLAWVASNNRKEIKIRPIIQMIIIQLILTFTLLNTKFGLILIEGIAAVFTKLLDYANEGINFVFAGIANEGQAPFFLTALLPIVFISALIGILQHIKVLPFIMKWLGWAISKVNGMGKLESYNGVASAIVGQSEVFITVKKQLGQLSPQRLYTLSASAMSTVSMSIVGAYMTMIEPRYVVTAIVINLFGGFIISSIINPYSVTEEEDLLVVQEEKQSFFEMLGEYIMDGFKVAIVVAAMLLGFVALMAGVNNLFDMIFGVTFQAIIGYVFAPFAILMGIPVSESVTAGGIMATKLVTNEFVAMLSLNELASNLSERSIGIISVFLVSFANFSSIGIISGAVKGLHEKQGNVVARFGLKLLYGATLVSILSAIIVSFIL, from the coding sequence ATGAATTATTTAATCTCAATCGTAGGCTTAATTGTTGTTCTGGGTCTTGCCTGGGTTGCAAGTAACAATCGTAAAGAAATAAAGATAAGACCAATTATCCAGATGATCATTATTCAGTTAATATTAACTTTTACATTACTGAATACCAAATTTGGATTGATTCTTATAGAGGGAATCGCAGCCGTGTTTACAAAATTATTAGATTACGCTAATGAAGGAATCAATTTTGTATTTGCCGGCATTGCGAATGAAGGACAAGCTCCTTTCTTCTTAACTGCTTTACTTCCAATCGTATTCATTTCGGCTCTGATTGGAATTCTACAACACATTAAGGTTCTTCCTTTCATTATGAAATGGCTTGGATGGGCAATCAGTAAAGTAAACGGCATGGGTAAATTGGAATCTTACAATGGAGTAGCATCCGCTATTGTTGGACAATCTGAAGTATTTATTACTGTGAAAAAACAGCTTGGACAATTATCCCCTCAACGTCTATATACACTAAGTGCGTCAGCGATGTCTACTGTATCGATGTCTATTGTCGGAGCTTATATGACGATGATTGAACCGAGATATGTCGTAACTGCAATCGTGATTAATTTATTTGGAGGATTCATCATTTCTTCAATCATTAATCCTTACTCTGTAACCGAAGAAGAAGATCTCCTTGTTGTGCAAGAAGAAAAACAAAGCTTCTTTGAAATGCTTGGCGAATATATTATGGATGGATTCAAGGTTGCAATTGTGGTTGCGGCGATGTTACTTGGATTCGTTGCACTAATGGCAGGAGTAAATAACTTATTTGATATGATATTTGGAGTCACGTTCCAAGCGATTATTGGATATGTCTTTGCTCCATTTGCGATTTTAATGGGTATCCCTGTTTCAGAATCAGTAACAGCAGGCGGTATTATGGCTACCAAACTAGTTACAAACGAATTTGTAGCGATGCTATCATTAAATGAATTAGCGTCAAATCTGAGTGAACGATCAATCGGAATCATTTCAGTTTTCCTTGTTTCATTTGCAAACTTCTCTTCAATTGGCATCATCTCAGGTGCTGTAAAAGGTCTTCATGAAAAACAAGGAAACGTTGTAGCACGATTCGGCTTGAAACTTTTATACGGAGCAACGTTAGTGAGCATATTATCAGCGATTATTGTGAGTTTTATCCTATAG